A genomic region of Catalinimonas niigatensis contains the following coding sequences:
- a CDS encoding serine hydrolase domain-containing protein, with amino-acid sequence MTLKPVLFFLLLFISYAAVAQHPDLTERIDSLIQKQRPRALNGIVMIAREGKPIYSAVHGVSDVAQQKALQARDQFIIGSLSKQITAVLLLQEVDQGRLSLQDTLNTYLPDLKATWADSVTIHHLLNHSSGIVSLDKPLAFIPGSQFTYSPLIGYELLASVLEKTSGETYADLAEQLFAHCGMENTTVPLLYDKRSQAHQNLVHSYTEEEEGVLVQEKYALQDIAFATPSGAIIATAQDLTRWNACLHQGKLLKEASYQAMTTASVVRAGHRWGDLGYGYGLQINEQNGSIEYSHSGALVGFIATSLYYPADNLSVIVLENVAPNFEDMSRAFFFHDQIRSIVQAELVVNRHE; translated from the coding sequence ATGACCCTTAAGCCAGTGCTATTCTTTTTGCTTCTTTTCATCTCTTATGCAGCAGTGGCACAGCATCCTGATCTTACAGAAAGGATAGATTCGCTCATACAGAAGCAGCGTCCCAGAGCGTTGAATGGGATAGTAATGATCGCCCGGGAAGGGAAGCCTATCTACTCAGCGGTGCATGGAGTATCGGATGTAGCACAGCAGAAAGCTTTGCAGGCACGTGATCAATTCATCATAGGCTCACTGAGTAAGCAAATCACGGCTGTGCTATTGCTACAGGAGGTGGATCAGGGGAGACTGTCTTTACAGGATACGCTCAATACCTACCTGCCTGATCTTAAAGCCACATGGGCCGACTCTGTCACGATCCATCATCTCCTGAACCATAGTTCTGGCATTGTCAGTCTGGATAAGCCACTGGCTTTTATACCGGGCAGCCAGTTTACCTATTCTCCCCTCATAGGCTATGAATTACTGGCCAGCGTCCTGGAAAAAACAAGTGGAGAGACTTATGCTGACTTAGCCGAGCAACTGTTTGCTCATTGCGGCATGGAGAATACGACTGTTCCGCTTCTATACGACAAGAGAAGTCAGGCACATCAAAATCTGGTACATAGCTATACAGAAGAGGAAGAGGGGGTGCTGGTTCAGGAAAAGTATGCCCTGCAAGACATTGCATTTGCCACACCCAGCGGGGCAATCATTGCTACTGCCCAGGACCTGACCCGATGGAATGCGTGTCTGCACCAGGGCAAGCTGTTGAAAGAGGCTTCGTATCAGGCCATGACCACTGCATCTGTGGTAAGAGCCGGGCACCGCTGGGGAGATCTGGGTTATGGCTATGGTTTGCAGATAAATGAGCAAAACGGTAGCATAGAGTACAGTCATAGCGGTGCATTGGTAGGCTTTATTGCTACTAGCCTCTATTATCCTGCTGACAACCTGAGTGTGATTGTACTGGAAAATGTGGCCCCCAACTTTGAAGATATGTCGAGGGCTTTTTTCTTCCATGATCAGATCAGGAGTATCGTTCAGGCAGAGCTGGTGGTAAACAGGCATGAATAA
- the aac(6') gene encoding aminoglycoside 6'-N-acetyltransferase: protein MHIEPISEANLRILTELALALWPDCSFEEEYEYYKRMIGSNTEVCYLVKVQEDYVGLIQLSLRTEHVEGTTTSPVAYVEGIYVKPEYRKRGIGKQLITFGESWAKQKGCTEYASDVELPNTKSIAFHQKAGFEEVNRIVCFAKKLL from the coding sequence ATGCACATAGAACCCATATCAGAAGCTAACCTCAGAATACTTACTGAACTAGCTTTGGCCTTATGGCCTGACTGTTCTTTTGAGGAAGAATATGAATACTATAAAAGGATGATAGGATCAAATACCGAAGTTTGTTATTTGGTAAAGGTGCAGGAGGATTATGTAGGGTTGATTCAATTATCATTGCGTACTGAGCATGTGGAAGGCACGACTACTTCTCCGGTAGCTTATGTAGAAGGTATCTATGTGAAGCCTGAATACCGAAAGCGGGGCATAGGAAAGCAGCTTATTACTTTTGGAGAAAGCTGGGCGAAGCAGAAAGGTTGTACAGAATATGCTTCTGATGTGGAATTGCCCAATACAAAAAGCATTGCTTTTCATCAAAAAGCAGGCTTTGAGGAAGTAAATCGTATTGTTTGCTTTGCTAAAAAGTTACTATGA
- a CDS encoding metallophosphoesterase, with protein MASKQALFSFGVIADAQYCDCEPAIGRYYRKSVQKLSDCLQTLNQHELSFILDMGDLIDRDFSSFDKILEVYGQSKFRVYRTLGNHDYAVEEDKKQQVAARLGMHESAYYDFIYLGWRFIVLNGNEVSTFAHPPGREAEKEAQEILSQMQARQAINAKEWNGGISGKQLQWLETKLEEAKVLNQKTIVMGHYPLYPPDPHNLWNDEEVVRLLTAYSQVVAYFNGHHHAGNYGQKAQVHFLNFKGMVETEEENTFAVVEVYQDRLWVKGFGREESRELKIG; from the coding sequence GTGGCTTCAAAACAAGCTCTTTTTTCATTTGGCGTCATTGCCGATGCCCAGTATTGCGACTGCGAACCTGCCATCGGACGCTACTACCGTAAGTCTGTGCAGAAACTTTCGGATTGCCTGCAAACTCTCAATCAGCACGAGCTGAGCTTTATACTGGATATGGGGGATCTGATTGACCGTGACTTCAGCAGCTTTGATAAGATTTTGGAGGTGTATGGGCAATCCAAATTTCGTGTATATCGCACACTGGGCAACCATGACTATGCTGTGGAGGAAGATAAAAAACAGCAGGTAGCTGCCCGCCTGGGCATGCACGAATCAGCTTACTACGACTTCATTTACCTGGGCTGGCGGTTTATTGTATTGAATGGGAACGAAGTCTCTACCTTTGCCCATCCGCCGGGCAGAGAGGCTGAGAAAGAAGCCCAAGAGATTCTGAGTCAAATGCAGGCTAGGCAAGCCATCAATGCCAAGGAGTGGAACGGGGGAATAAGTGGTAAACAACTTCAGTGGTTGGAAACCAAACTGGAAGAGGCAAAAGTACTGAACCAGAAGACCATTGTGATGGGTCATTATCCCCTCTATCCTCCTGATCCGCATAATCTCTGGAATGATGAGGAGGTGGTCAGGCTGTTAACTGCTTATTCGCAGGTGGTAGCCTACTTCAACGGACATCACCATGCCGGAAACTATGGACAGAAAGCACAAGTACATTTCCTGAACTTCAAAGGCATGGTAGAAACCGAAGAGGAGAACACCTTTGCCGTGGTAGAGGTGTATCAGGATCGCCTGTGGGTGAAAGGCTTTGGCAGAGAGGAAAGTCGTGAACTGAAGATAGGCTGA
- a CDS encoding IS3 family transposase yields MNMLYQVIGISKQAVHQYDKRQAIFDEQVRQLILEADELRAEHPGCGVEKMHYTLAPDFIGRDRFVALMMQLGYRLKRKKNYKRTTITSKVYYPNLIKGMPVVAPSIVWQSDITYILIGELYYYAVFIIDVYTKKVVGYQVSEHMRATANLAALKMALKDHKAPKFHHSDRGSQYTYNEYVDTLKALGCKLSMCVSAQDNAYAERINRTIKEEYLDHWKPISFQQLKRCTKKAVNHYNKDRPHDNIYRMSPLTFENYWERLTPEQRPITTIFNNEINV; encoded by the coding sequence ATGAATATGTTGTATCAAGTAATAGGCATCAGTAAGCAAGCTGTTCACCAATATGATAAACGGCAAGCTATCTTTGATGAACAAGTAAGACAGCTAATTTTAGAAGCGGACGAGTTGCGAGCAGAGCACCCAGGCTGCGGGGTAGAAAAGATGCACTATACGTTAGCACCGGACTTTATAGGCCGAGACCGTTTTGTAGCCCTGATGATGCAATTAGGATATCGTCTCAAAAGAAAGAAAAACTACAAGCGTACTACGATAACCTCTAAGGTTTACTACCCCAACCTGATCAAAGGCATGCCGGTGGTTGCCCCGTCAATTGTCTGGCAGTCTGACATCACATATATTCTGATAGGGGAATTATATTACTACGCTGTTTTCATTATTGATGTGTATACCAAAAAGGTAGTAGGTTATCAAGTCTCTGAGCATATGCGTGCAACAGCTAACTTGGCTGCACTCAAGATGGCCTTAAAAGATCACAAAGCTCCTAAATTCCATCACTCGGACCGAGGCAGTCAATATACCTACAACGAGTATGTGGATACCTTAAAAGCCCTTGGATGTAAATTGAGCATGTGTGTATCCGCTCAGGATAATGCCTATGCAGAGCGTATAAATCGGACTATTAAAGAAGAGTACCTGGATCACTGGAAGCCAATAAGTTTTCAGCAATTGAAACGTTGCACAAAAAAAGCGGTAAACCATTATAATAAAGACAGGCCACATGACAACATCTATAGAATGAGTCCGCTAACATTTGAAAACTATTGGGAGAGGTTAACACCTGAGCAAAGACCAATTACTACTATATTTAACAATGAAATTAATGTCTAA
- a CDS encoding transposase produces the protein MKSNLRSIRKHRCYSQEFKRQIVKEFESGKYSVVQLERLYGIHNQSIYDWIYKYSNFNEKGYRIVEKKASSTLKVKALEARIKELEGIVGRKQISIEYLEKMIDLAKDELGIDIKKNYNTQPSTGSGNSKKGGSA, from the coding sequence ATGAAATCAAACTTAAGAAGTATTCGTAAGCACCGATGTTATTCGCAAGAATTTAAACGGCAAATTGTTAAAGAATTTGAGAGTGGTAAATACAGTGTGGTACAATTGGAAAGGCTGTATGGCATTCACAATCAGAGTATCTATGATTGGATCTACAAATATTCTAACTTTAATGAAAAAGGATACAGAATAGTGGAAAAGAAAGCAAGTAGTACTCTGAAGGTCAAAGCCCTTGAAGCCCGTATTAAGGAGCTAGAAGGCATAGTTGGCCGTAAACAAATCAGTATAGAATACTTGGAAAAGATGATTGATCTGGCCAAGGATGAATTGGGTATAGACATTAAAAAAAACTACAATACTCAACCATCCACTGGTTCAGGCAACAGCAAGAAAGGGGGTTCAGCATGA
- a CDS encoding FAD-dependent oxidoreductase: protein MNRRLFLKNTGLATLAAGAVACAPSAMRIAEKQVNILHSSRYLPKLRISMDRVIKETVGLRPYRTLGPRIEKEALGSKTLVHNYGHGGSGWSLSWGSADLAAELVASSGEKQVAVIGCGVIGLTTARMLQFKGYDVTIYTKEMAPNITSSKATGTWSPAHRLIERENITPEFYTKFKRAHETSFRTYQNLLGLGDYVVWTDSYAVSNGPRMEREHDMDEGDDKYAFMNVLPTTVALKKKEHPFKADYVYRSTSMVFNIPSLLKLYTDDFLRFGGKVKIQEFKSLEDIDALAEKCVVNCTGIGAKQITQDECLKPISGQLAFVIPQNYVDYRINTQGGYTINRKDGIVVGGTHKMDSWDTTPNKEDTEQMVMAIKKVADEMYT from the coding sequence ATGAACCGACGCCTGTTTCTGAAAAACACCGGTCTGGCTACTTTGGCTGCCGGTGCTGTGGCCTGTGCGCCCTCTGCCATGCGTATTGCCGAAAAGCAGGTCAACATACTGCACTCTTCCCGTTATCTGCCCAAGTTGCGTATCTCCATGGACAGGGTGATTAAGGAAACTGTAGGCTTGCGCCCTTACCGCACTTTAGGACCAAGAATAGAAAAAGAAGCTTTGGGCAGTAAAACGCTGGTGCATAACTACGGACATGGCGGTAGCGGATGGTCACTTTCCTGGGGTTCCGCCGATCTGGCCGCAGAACTGGTAGCCAGCAGCGGAGAAAAGCAGGTGGCAGTGATCGGTTGCGGAGTGATTGGTCTCACCACGGCTCGTATGTTGCAGTTCAAAGGGTATGATGTCACCATCTATACCAAAGAGATGGCACCTAACATTACTTCCAGCAAGGCTACCGGCACCTGGTCGCCCGCTCATCGCCTGATAGAAAGAGAAAATATCACGCCTGAATTCTACACAAAATTCAAAAGAGCGCATGAGACCTCCTTCCGTACCTACCAGAACCTGCTGGGGCTGGGAGACTATGTCGTATGGACCGACAGCTATGCAGTGAGCAATGGGCCTCGGATGGAACGCGAGCATGATATGGATGAAGGTGATGACAAGTATGCTTTTATGAACGTATTACCCACCACCGTAGCCCTTAAGAAAAAGGAGCATCCTTTCAAAGCGGATTATGTATACCGCAGCACTTCTATGGTCTTTAATATTCCTTCCCTGCTCAAGCTTTATACCGATGACTTTCTGAGATTTGGAGGAAAGGTAAAAATTCAGGAATTTAAGTCACTGGAAGATATAGACGCTCTGGCTGAAAAATGTGTGGTCAACTGTACAGGGATTGGCGCCAAACAAATCACCCAGGATGAATGCCTGAAGCCCATATCCGGCCAGTTGGCTTTTGTAATCCCACAAAATTATGTGGATTACCGCATCAATACTCAGGGAGGATATACCATTAATCGTAAGGATGGGATCGTAGTAGGAGGCACACACAAAATGGATAGTTGGGACACTACCCCCAATAAAGAAGACACTGAGCAGATGGTGATGGCTATCAAAAAAGTAGCTGACGAAATGTATACTTAG
- a CDS encoding aminotransferase class V-fold PLP-dependent enzyme, with the protein MTLRRSFLKKLAGASGALSFSPFMTRVLAEDIKDALVHLNRLSPEEAAQDEELWHRIQQAYTVSPNIINLNNGGVSPQPKVVQDAVDRYYHYSNEAPSYYMWRILDQGRESLRMKLADVAHCSPEEVAINRNATEALDTIIFGMDLEAGDEVLLSKYDYPNMINAWKTREKRTGIKLNWITLDLAMEDEDVIVQRYLDGLTSKTKVVHITQLINWSGQIVPAGKICAEMKKRGIKTVVDGAHAFAHVDSNLSEIGADYYGTSLHKWLCAPFGTGMIYVKKENIADLWPLIPDHEPERDDIRKFESLGTRSFAPEQAIGQAIDFHNAIGAERKRARLHYLKRYWTYKVKDHPRVRINTPLSPEYSCALCNVGIEGIEAGDINSRLFNEYSIHATPVNWEAINGVRITPHVYTKLSDLDRLEKALLSFADEQPKQSVKMN; encoded by the coding sequence ATGACCTTAAGAAGAAGCTTTCTGAAAAAACTGGCTGGAGCCTCCGGCGCCCTGTCCTTTAGTCCATTCATGACCAGGGTACTGGCCGAAGACATCAAAGATGCACTGGTACACCTGAATCGTTTAAGCCCCGAAGAGGCAGCCCAGGATGAAGAACTCTGGCACCGCATCCAGCAGGCCTACACAGTTTCTCCCAACATCATCAATCTCAACAATGGAGGAGTGAGTCCGCAACCCAAAGTGGTTCAGGATGCCGTAGACCGCTACTACCATTATTCCAACGAAGCTCCGTCATATTATATGTGGCGCATCCTCGACCAGGGAAGAGAATCCCTGCGGATGAAACTGGCTGATGTAGCGCACTGCTCTCCGGAAGAGGTAGCGATCAACCGCAATGCCACCGAGGCATTGGATACGATCATCTTCGGTATGGATTTAGAGGCAGGGGATGAGGTGTTGCTCAGTAAGTATGACTATCCTAATATGATTAATGCCTGGAAAACACGCGAGAAACGTACAGGTATTAAGCTCAACTGGATCACGCTGGATCTGGCGATGGAAGATGAGGATGTCATCGTACAACGCTACCTGGATGGCCTTACGTCAAAAACCAAAGTGGTACACATTACTCAGCTCATCAACTGGTCAGGACAGATTGTACCTGCCGGAAAGATCTGTGCCGAGATGAAGAAAAGAGGTATCAAGACCGTAGTAGATGGAGCCCATGCCTTTGCCCATGTAGACTCTAACCTGAGTGAAATTGGTGCCGACTACTATGGTACCAGTCTGCACAAATGGTTGTGTGCCCCTTTTGGTACCGGGATGATCTATGTCAAAAAAGAAAACATTGCCGACCTATGGCCGCTCATCCCTGACCATGAACCGGAGCGGGACGATATCCGTAAGTTTGAAAGCCTGGGCACGCGCTCATTTGCCCCTGAGCAAGCCATAGGACAGGCCATTGACTTTCACAACGCCATTGGTGCGGAGCGCAAGCGTGCCCGTCTGCATTATCTGAAGCGCTACTGGACATATAAGGTGAAAGATCATCCGCGTGTCAGGATTAACACACCTCTTTCACCGGAATATTCATGCGCCCTCTGTAATGTAGGAATTGAAGGCATAGAGGCAGGCGATATCAACAGCCGACTGTTTAATGAATACAGCATCCATGCCACGCCTGTCAATTGGGAGGCAATCAATGGAGTACGCATTACACCCCATGTGTATACTAAACTTTCTGATCTGGATAGATTAGAGAAAGCCTTACTTTCTTTTGCCGATGAACAGCCTAAACAATCTGTTAAAATGAACTGA
- a CDS encoding RidA family protein — MIKRFYFACIFAIVLASCNTKSKPAGEKAAEEPGKTEATSKSIIKTDRAPEPVGPYNQAIMADNTLYLAGQIAINPESGEMVTSNIEEEATQVMNNLRAVLEEADMDMSHVVQTTIYMTDLNDFGKVNEIYGGYFDHMAPSRVTVGVASLPKGAHLEISMIAVE, encoded by the coding sequence ATGATTAAACGTTTTTATTTCGCTTGCATTTTTGCCATTGTACTGGCCTCCTGCAATACCAAAAGTAAACCTGCTGGAGAAAAAGCAGCAGAGGAACCAGGAAAAACTGAAGCAACTTCCAAGAGTATTATCAAAACCGATAGGGCTCCTGAGCCGGTAGGCCCGTATAACCAGGCAATCATGGCGGACAATACTTTATATCTTGCCGGGCAGATTGCTATCAATCCGGAAAGTGGTGAAATGGTCACTTCCAACATAGAAGAAGAAGCAACTCAGGTGATGAACAACTTACGGGCTGTATTAGAAGAAGCGGATATGGATATGAGCCATGTCGTGCAAACAACGATTTACATGACTGATTTAAATGATTTTGGGAAAGTCAATGAAATTTACGGAGGCTACTTTGACCATATGGCACCTTCACGGGTCACGGTAGGTGTAGCTTCACTACCCAAAGGAGCGCATCTGGAGATCTCTATGATCGCGGTTGAGTAA
- a CDS encoding cytochrome b5 domain-containing protein, with translation MTEVLKEYSRAQLALRNGQDREEIWIAYQHIIYDVSKSRLWYKGKHYEHWAGQDLTDELPDAPHTDKVFAKFKAVGRLKVKS, from the coding sequence ATGACAGAAGTGCTGAAAGAATATAGCAGAGCGCAGCTGGCGTTGCGAAATGGACAGGACCGGGAAGAGATATGGATTGCCTACCAGCATATTATTTATGATGTGAGCAAGTCTCGTCTTTGGTACAAGGGTAAGCATTATGAGCATTGGGCAGGGCAGGACCTCACCGATGAGCTACCCGATGCACCGCATACTGATAAGGTCTTTGCAAAATTCAAGGCAGTGGGAAGGCTAAAGGTTAAAAGTTAA
- a CDS encoding formimidoylglutamase translates to MNLSIFFKPLAPELYQEISAINSFFRSIQAYTHTFPDYEQADIAIIGLSENRGNQENGGVERAANSVRQALYHLKKGSGAYKVVDLGNLNNGHSLEETYLRIKEVCETLINHQTFPILIGGNHDLDYGQYQAYESMEKLINVLSVDAMIDIDPNNADAEESSAWKHHLHKILVHDPNYLLNYSHIGYQSYLIDNSVPLLLDKFYFDTYRLGLVKQKLNAMEPVIRAADMLSFDITAIKMDDAPGNRHAQPFGLSGQEACQLCWYAGHSEKLTSAGFYEYNPDWDNERKKTASVVATMVWYLIEGYYHRTYESDFESNDFIKYIVPMPSKPAMLTFYKAKKSEKWWMEVPNPQVEAVKERQSIVPCDPSDYEMATKGELPDRWIQTHAKYL, encoded by the coding sequence ATGAATCTAAGTATTTTCTTCAAACCGCTTGCCCCCGAACTGTATCAGGAAATCAGTGCGATCAACAGTTTTTTTCGTTCCATCCAGGCTTATACACATACTTTTCCTGACTATGAACAGGCTGATATTGCAATCATTGGGTTGAGTGAAAATAGGGGAAACCAGGAAAATGGAGGTGTTGAACGAGCTGCCAATAGTGTACGGCAAGCATTGTATCATCTCAAAAAAGGGAGCGGTGCGTATAAAGTAGTAGATCTGGGCAATCTGAACAATGGACATAGCTTAGAAGAAACCTATCTCAGAATCAAAGAAGTGTGTGAGACACTGATTAACCACCAGACTTTTCCTATACTGATTGGTGGCAATCATGACCTTGATTATGGACAGTACCAGGCATACGAAAGTATGGAAAAACTCATCAACGTCCTCAGTGTAGATGCCATGATTGATATCGATCCTAACAATGCTGATGCAGAAGAAAGTAGTGCATGGAAACATCACCTGCACAAAATATTGGTTCATGATCCCAATTATCTGCTCAACTACAGCCATATCGGGTATCAGAGCTATCTGATAGATAATTCTGTGCCTTTGCTTTTGGATAAGTTTTATTTTGATACCTATCGTCTGGGACTGGTAAAGCAGAAACTTAATGCCATGGAGCCGGTGATTCGGGCAGCAGATATGCTTAGCTTTGACATCACCGCCATTAAAATGGATGATGCACCCGGTAACCGACATGCGCAGCCCTTTGGACTGAGCGGACAGGAGGCCTGCCAGCTTTGCTGGTATGCCGGGCATAGCGAGAAGCTAACTTCGGCAGGTTTTTATGAGTACAATCCGGACTGGGATAACGAGCGCAAAAAAACCGCCTCAGTAGTGGCCACGATGGTCTGGTACCTGATAGAAGGATATTATCACCGGACCTATGAAAGTGATTTTGAAAGCAACGATTTCATCAAATATATTGTGCCTATGCCCTCCAAACCTGCCATGCTTACTTTCTACAAAGCCAAGAAGAGTGAGAAGTGGTGGATGGAAGTACCCAATCCACAGGTAGAAGCGGTGAAAGAACGCCAAAGCATTGTCCCCTGCGATCCTTCGGACTACGAAATGGCTACCAAAGGAGAACTACCTGATCGCTGGATACAAACCCACGCCAAGTACCTTTAG
- the nqrF gene encoding NADH:ubiquinone reductase (Na(+)-transporting) subunit F: protein MTQVVVTSIIAFTLIILLLVMLLLYAQSKLVQQGDVKIIINGDEKNPIVTQAGSTLLSTLSGEKIFLPSACGGGGTCAMCKCAIDEGGGDVLPTEVGHLSRKEQQENVRLSCQVKVKNDMRIRIPEEIFGIKKWECEVVSNYNVSTFIKEFIVRLPEGETLEFESGGYIQIDVPEIEVDFSTMDIKPDPQTGDPDDKFKEDWDKFNLWSLKMKNPEPIFRAYSMANHPAEGNIVMLNIRIATPPWDRAANKWMDVNPGICSSFVFSRKPGDKVTISGPYGEFFINPTGREMIYIGGGAGMAPLRSHIFHLFHTERSDRKVAYWYGGRSKRELFYTDHFRKIEKEFPNFTYNIALSEPLPEDDWKGYTGFIHQALYDNYLKDHPEPDEVEFYLCGPPLMNAAVLKMLDDMGVPSENIRFDDFGG from the coding sequence ATGACGCAGGTTGTTGTAACATCTATCATTGCTTTTACACTCATCATCCTGCTGTTGGTAATGTTGCTTTTGTATGCACAGTCTAAGCTGGTGCAGCAGGGCGACGTGAAAATCATTATCAACGGAGATGAGAAAAATCCTATCGTTACCCAGGCTGGAAGCACCTTGCTTTCCACGCTTTCCGGTGAGAAAATATTTCTACCATCTGCCTGTGGAGGTGGTGGTACTTGTGCTATGTGTAAATGTGCTATTGATGAAGGAGGAGGCGATGTGCTGCCCACTGAGGTAGGTCACCTAAGCCGCAAAGAGCAGCAGGAAAACGTTCGTCTGTCATGTCAGGTGAAGGTGAAAAATGATATGCGCATCCGCATCCCTGAAGAAATTTTCGGTATCAAGAAGTGGGAATGCGAAGTGGTATCCAATTACAATGTGTCCACTTTTATCAAGGAGTTTATTGTAAGGTTGCCAGAAGGTGAAACGCTTGAATTTGAGTCCGGCGGTTATATTCAAATTGACGTACCTGAGATTGAAGTGGATTTCAGTACGATGGATATCAAACCTGATCCGCAGACCGGTGATCCAGACGATAAGTTTAAGGAAGACTGGGATAAGTTTAACCTGTGGTCGCTGAAAATGAAGAATCCTGAACCTATCTTCCGTGCCTATTCTATGGCTAATCACCCCGCTGAAGGTAATATCGTGATGCTTAATATCCGTATCGCTACTCCACCCTGGGATAGAGCGGCTAACAAGTGGATGGACGTGAACCCCGGTATTTGTTCTTCTTTTGTATTCTCCAGAAAACCAGGTGATAAAGTGACCATCTCTGGTCCTTATGGTGAATTCTTCATTAATCCTACCGGTCGTGAAATGATTTACATCGGTGGTGGTGCAGGTATGGCTCCTCTCAGATCGCATATTTTCCATCTGTTCCACACTGAAAGGTCAGACCGCAAAGTGGCTTATTGGTACGGAGGACGTTCCAAGCGGGAGTTATTTTATACGGATCATTTCCGTAAGATTGAAAAAGAGTTTCCTAACTTCACTTACAACATTGCGCTCTCTGAGCCTCTGCCTGAGGATGACTGGAAAGGCTATACCGGATTTATACACCAGGCGCTGTATGATAACTATCTGAAAGATCATCCTGAGCCAGATGAAGTAGAATTTTACCTTTGCGGACCTCCTTTGATGAACGCTGCCGTTCTCAAAATGCTGGACGATATGGGCGTTCCTTCTGAAAACATCAGGTTTGACGACTTTGGAGGGTAA
- a CDS encoding M24 family metallopeptidase has product MHKFILSFILLIIGNVAFAQPSTMPHILPLKERAAIMDRVLEERFYTLLPRLMEEEGVDMWLIMAREYNEDPVIRTMLPSTWLSARRRTILVISHQPGKDTIEGQAIARYNVGTLFGSAWNPEEEPDQWKRLAAVIAEKNPQKIGINISETFNHADGLTSTEHQAFLNSLSKKFQNRVVSAEKLAVRWLETRTDTELAIYEQICRIAHTIIAEGLSEKVIQPGVTSTEDVKWWYRERIAELKLQAWFHPTVDVTRADPDANEAGRSFSAQTTPEADIIMPGDLVHIDFGITYLRLNTDMQQNAYVLKPGETTPPKGLTEALKKGNRLQDILTAHFEEGRTGNEVLRLTREQAISEGLVPSIYSHPIGYHGHAAGPAVGMWDNQEHVDSGEHTIFNNTCYAIELNAREKIPEWGNKEIRVMLEETAVFKDGKVHYIDGRQKELMLIPRASPNHQ; this is encoded by the coding sequence ATGCATAAGTTTATACTTAGCTTCATTTTATTGATTATCGGAAACGTTGCATTTGCCCAACCCTCTACTATGCCTCATATTCTTCCTTTAAAAGAAAGGGCTGCCATCATGGATCGAGTACTAGAGGAGCGTTTCTATACTCTCTTACCTCGATTGATGGAAGAAGAAGGCGTTGATATGTGGCTAATCATGGCACGCGAATACAATGAAGACCCGGTGATCAGGACGATGTTGCCCTCTACCTGGTTGTCGGCCCGCCGCCGTACGATTCTGGTAATATCTCATCAGCCCGGTAAAGATACAATAGAAGGACAGGCCATTGCCCGTTATAATGTAGGGACACTTTTTGGAAGTGCGTGGAACCCTGAGGAAGAACCCGATCAGTGGAAGCGGCTGGCAGCAGTCATCGCCGAAAAGAATCCTCAAAAAATTGGGATCAATATCTCCGAAACCTTCAATCATGCTGATGGCCTGACGAGCACAGAGCATCAGGCTTTTTTGAATTCCTTATCTAAGAAATTTCAAAACCGGGTAGTTTCTGCTGAAAAACTAGCTGTACGCTGGCTGGAAACGCGTACCGATACCGAACTGGCTATTTATGAGCAGATTTGCCGTATCGCACACACGATCATTGCTGAGGGTTTGTCTGAAAAGGTAATACAACCAGGAGTAACCAGCACCGAAGATGTAAAATGGTGGTATCGCGAACGCATTGCAGAGTTGAAACTGCAGGCCTGGTTTCATCCTACCGTAGATGTTACCCGGGCCGATCCGGATGCCAACGAGGCAGGCCGATCATTCAGCGCACAGACTACACCCGAAGCAGATATCATTATGCCCGGTGATCTGGTACATATTGATTTTGGCATTACTTACCTGAGATTGAATACCGATATGCAACAGAATGCTTATGTGCTGAAACCCGGAGAAACGACTCCTCCAAAGGGCTTAACTGAGGCTTTGAAAAAAGGAAACCGCTTGCAGGATATCCTCACCGCTCACTTTGAAGAAGGCCGTACTGGCAATGAGGTATTACGCCTGACACGTGAGCAAGCGATCAGCGAAGGGCTTGTTCCCAGCATTTACAGCCACCCCATTGGATATCATGGACATGCCGCTGGCCCGGCAGTGGGGATGTGGGACAATCAGGAGCATGTTGACTCCGGGGAGCATACTATTTTCAATAACACTTGCTATGCCATTGAACTCAATGCACGTGAGAAAATTCCTGAATGGGGAAATAAAGAAATACGGGTGATGCTGGAAGAAACAGCGGTTTTTAAAGATGGAAAAGTGCATTATATAGATGGCCGCCAGAAAGAACTGATGCTGATTCCCAGGGCTTCACCAAATCATCAATAG